A stretch of Gorilla gorilla gorilla isolate KB3781 chromosome 9, NHGRI_mGorGor1-v2.1_pri, whole genome shotgun sequence DNA encodes these proteins:
- the CD81 gene encoding CD81 antigen yields MGVEGCTKCIKYLLFVFNFVFWLAGGVILGVALWLRHDPQTTNLLYLELGDKPAPNTFYVGIYILIAVGAVMMFVGFLGCYGAIQESQCLLGTFFTCLVILFACEVAAGIWGFVNKDQIAKDVKQFYDQALQQAVVDDDANNAKAVVKTFHETLDCCGSSTLTALTTSVLKNNLCPSGSNIISNLFKEDCHQKIDDLFSGKLYLIGIAAIVVAVIMIFEMILSMVLCCGIRNSSVY; encoded by the exons CTGGCTGGAGGCGTGATCCTGGGTGTGGCCCTGTGGCTCCGCCATGACCCGCAGACCACCAACCTCCTGTATCTGGAGCTGGGAGACAAGCCCGCGCCCAACACCTTCTATGTAG GCATCTACATCCTCATCGCTGTGGGCGCTGTCATGATGTTCGTAGGCTTCCTGGGCTGCTACGGGGCCATCCAGGAATCCCAGTGCCTGCTGGGGACG TTCTTCACCTGCCTGGTCATCCTGTTTGCCTGTGAGGTGGCCGCCGGCATCTGGGGCTTTGTCAACAAGGACCAG ATCGCCAAGGATGTGAAGCAGTTCTATGACCAGGCCCTACAGCAGGCCGTGGTGGATGATGATGCCAACAACGCCAAGGCTGTGGTGAAGACCTTCCACGAGACG CTTGACTGCTGTGGCTCCAGCACACTGACTGCTTTGACCACCTCAGTGCTCAAGAACAATTTGTGTCCCTCGGGCAGCAACATCATCAGCAACCTCTTCAAG GAGGACTGCCACCAGAAGATCGATGACCTCTTCTCCGGGAAGCTGTACCTCATCGGCATTGCTGCCATCGTGGTCGCCGTGATCATG ATCTTCGAGATGATCCTGAGCATGGTGCTGTGCTGTGGCATCCGGAACAGCTCCGTGTACTGA
- the TSSC4 gene encoding U5 small nuclear ribonucleoprotein TSSC4 isoform X1 has product MAEAETGEPSPSVEGEHGTEYDTLPSDTVSLSDSDSDLSLPGGAEVEALSPMGLPGEEDSGPDEPPSPPSGLLPATVQPFHLRGMSSTFSQRSRDIFDCLEGAARRAPSSVAHTSMSDNGGFKRPLAPSGRSPVEGLGRAHWSPASPRVPPVPDYVAHPERWTKYSLEDVTEVSEQSNQATALAFLGSQSLAAPTDCVSSFNQDPSSCGEGRVIFTKPVRGVEARHERKRVLGKVGEPGRGGLGNPATDRGEGPVELAHLAGPGSPEAEEWGSPHGGLQEVEALSGSVHSGSVPGLPPVETVGFHGSRKRSRDHFRNKSSSPEDPGAEV; this is encoded by the coding sequence ATGGCTGAGGCAGAAACAGGTGAGCCGTCCCCCAGCGTGGAGGGCGAGCACGGGACGGAGTATGACACGCTGCCTTCCGACACAGTCTCCCTCAGTGACTCGGACTCTGACCTCAGCTTGCCTGGTGGTGCTGAAGTGGAAGCACTGTCCCCGATGGGGCTGCCTGGGGAGGAGGATTCAGGTCCTGATGAGCCGCCCTCACCCCCGTCAGGCCTCCTCCCAGCCACGGTGCAGCCATTCCATCTGAGAGGCAtgagctccaccttctcccaGCGCAGCCGTGACATCTTTGACTGCCTGGAGGGGGCGGCCAGACGGGCTCCATCCTCTGTGGCCCACACCAGCATGAGTGACAATGGAGGCTTCAAGCGGCCCCTAGCACCCTCAGGCCGGTCTCCAGTGGAAGGCCTGGGCAGGGCCCATTGGAGCCCTGCCTCACCAAGGGTGCCTCCGGTCCCTGACTACGTGGCACACCCCGAGCGCTGGACCAAGTACAGCCTGGAAGACGTGACCGAGGTCAGCGAGCAGAGCAATCAGGCCACCGCCCTGGCCTTCCTGGGCTCCCAGAGCCTGGCTGCCCCCACTGACTGCGTGTCCTCCTTCAACCAGGACCCCTCCagctgtggggaggggagggtcaTCTTCACCAAACCAGTCCGAGGGGTCGAAGCCAGACACGAGAGGAAGAGGGTCCTGGGGAAGGTGGGAGAGCCGGGCAGGGGCGGCCTTGGGAATCCTGCCACAGACAGGGGCGAGGGCCCTGTGGAGCTGGCCCATCTGGCCGGGCCCGGGAGCCcagaggctgaggagtggggcagCCCCCATGGAGGcctgcaggaggtggaggcacTGTCAGGGTCTGTCCACAGTGGGTCTGTGCCAGGTCTCCCGCCGGTGGAAACTGTTGGCTTCCATGGCAGCAGGAAGCGGAGTCGAGACCACTTCCGGAACAAGAGCAGCAGCCCCGAGGACCCAGGTGCTGAGGTCTGA
- the TSSC4 gene encoding U5 small nuclear ribonucleoprotein TSSC4 isoform X2, producing the protein MAEAETGLLPATVQPFHLRGMSSTFSQRSRDIFDCLEGAARRAPSSVAHTSMSDNGGFKRPLAPSGRSPVEGLGRAHWSPASPRVPPVPDYVAHPERWTKYSLEDVTEVSEQSNQATALAFLGSQSLAAPTDCVSSFNQDPSSCGEGRVIFTKPVRGVEARHERKRVLGKVGEPGRGGLGNPATDRGEGPVELAHLAGPGSPEAEEWGSPHGGLQEVEALSGSVHSGSVPGLPPVETVGFHGSRKRSRDHFRNKSSSPEDPGAEV; encoded by the exons ATGGCTGAGGCAGAAACAG GCCTCCTCCCAGCCACGGTGCAGCCATTCCATCTGAGAGGCAtgagctccaccttctcccaGCGCAGCCGTGACATCTTTGACTGCCTGGAGGGGGCGGCCAGACGGGCTCCATCCTCTGTGGCCCACACCAGCATGAGTGACAATGGAGGCTTCAAGCGGCCCCTAGCACCCTCAGGCCGGTCTCCAGTGGAAGGCCTGGGCAGGGCCCATTGGAGCCCTGCCTCACCAAGGGTGCCTCCGGTCCCTGACTACGTGGCACACCCCGAGCGCTGGACCAAGTACAGCCTGGAAGACGTGACCGAGGTCAGCGAGCAGAGCAATCAGGCCACCGCCCTGGCCTTCCTGGGCTCCCAGAGCCTGGCTGCCCCCACTGACTGCGTGTCCTCCTTCAACCAGGACCCCTCCagctgtggggaggggagggtcaTCTTCACCAAACCAGTCCGAGGGGTCGAAGCCAGACACGAGAGGAAGAGGGTCCTGGGGAAGGTGGGAGAGCCGGGCAGGGGCGGCCTTGGGAATCCTGCCACAGACAGGGGCGAGGGCCCTGTGGAGCTGGCCCATCTGGCCGGGCCCGGGAGCCcagaggctgaggagtggggcagCCCCCATGGAGGcctgcaggaggtggaggcacTGTCAGGGTCTGTCCACAGTGGGTCTGTGCCAGGTCTCCCGCCGGTGGAAACTGTTGGCTTCCATGGCAGCAGGAAGCGGAGTCGAGACCACTTCCGGAACAAGAGCAGCAGCCCCGAGGACCCAGGTGCTGAGGTCTGA